The genomic stretch CGGCCCGAGAAAGGCCGGGCGACCCACGCGTTCGGCGTCGGTGCGGGGATTCAAGGCGGTGGCGGTTTCGTCGCGTTTCATCGTCGTCATTTCCCTGTGTGAAATGGCATTTCATAAATTTTACGGCGATGGATTGGGCGTCGACATCGTGGTTAACCTTGACCGGCGCGCCAGATGCAAAACGGGCGGTGCGCTGGCACGCACCGCCCGTTAGCGGACAGGGAGAAGCCTGACGCTCAGTCGAGCGACGGGCTGCACTCGCATTCGAGGTCGGCGACCTTGGCCTGGGCGCGGGCCGGGCGCTCCATGGCCGCAAGCCGTTGCAGCGTGACGAGGCCGAGCACCGCGAGCCCGATGCCGAGCACGAAGTCGGCGCGCACGCCCGCCCGGTCGACGATCGTGCCGCCCACCGACGAACCCACGGCGATCGCGACCTGGATCACGCTCACGAACAACGCCGAGCCGGCTTCGGGCCGGTCGTCGGTGCTGCGCTGGATCCATACCGAGAAGCACAGCGGAATCGCGCCGAACGCGACACCCCACATCAGCATGGCGGCCGTTTCGGCAATGCGCATGTGGTCGAGCAGGATCATGGAGGCGAGCGCGCACAGCAGCAGCGCCGTCATGGCGGCGACGGAGGTCTTGAGGCGCTTCGAGACCACCATCGACATGAGCGCGTTCGAGAAGAAACCGATCACGCCGAAGCCGAGCAGCAGCAGCGTGATCGTGCTCATCGAAAAGTCTTCCTGCAGGAGCGGCGCGATAAACGTGTAAGTGGAGAAGTGCGCGCCGAACACGAGCGCGACCATCAGCATGCTCAGGCGCATGTGCGGGCGGCGCATGAGCGCGACGAAGTCGGCCACGCGCAGCGCCGTGGCCGAAGGCAGCGCGGGCACCAGCAGCGCCTGCAACACCAGCGCGAACGCGACAAGGCCGCCCGTGACGATGAACGACATGCGCCACGAGGCGAGGCCCGCGATGAAGGTGCCGAGCGGCACGCCGATCACGGTGGCGAGCGTCACGCCGGTAAGGATCACGGCGGTTGCGCGCGGGGCGTCGCTGCCGTGCACGAGGCGGCCGGCGGCGGCCGTGGCGAGCGTCCAGAAACCGCCGAGCGCGGCGCCGAGCATGGCGCGGCCGATCAGCATGGTGGGCAGATTCGTGGACCAGGCGGAAACGAAGTTCGACACGAGCAGCACGGCGGTGAGCAGCAGGAACAC from Paraburkholderia acidisoli encodes the following:
- a CDS encoding MFS transporter — protein: MMNDRSSVSTSAQPGETTLRQWLSVFAVAISAFAFVTAEFLPVGLLTEIAHDLGVTPGTAGLMVTTPGVMAAIFAPGLMVFAGRMDRRTVFLLLTAVLLVSNFVSAWSTNLPTMLIGRAMLGAALGGFWTLATAAAGRLVHGSDAPRATAVILTGVTLATVIGVPLGTFIAGLASWRMSFIVTGGLVAFALVLQALLVPALPSATALRVADFVALMRRPHMRLSMLMVALVFGAHFSTYTFIAPLLQEDFSMSTITLLLLGFGVIGFFSNALMSMVVSKRLKTSVAAMTALLLCALASMILLDHMRIAETAAMLMWGVAFGAIPLCFSVWIQRSTDDRPEAGSALFVSVIQVAIAVGSSVGGTIVDRAGVRADFVLGIGLAVLGLVTLQRLAAMERPARAQAKVADLECECSPSLD